The Lycium barbarum isolate Lr01 chromosome 12, ASM1917538v2, whole genome shotgun sequence genome includes a region encoding these proteins:
- the LOC132622869 gene encoding uncharacterized protein ycf23-like, with translation MSISMYTSVSPKNQLLLKPNQNPLVLGDSVLPKRISFARRKYTTRALLSYSKEAVLKEFHEKKALKIIAGLQNLAKENVASVVTAADKGGATHVDIACDPELVKLAISLTSLPICVSSVDPAAFPAAVEAGALMVEIGNYDSFYEKGLVFSPEQILNLTRETKRILPSVTLSVTVPHTLSLPDQVKLAEQLEQEGVDIIQTEGGKGSTPSKAGVLGLIEKATPTLAAAYSISRAVNIPVMCSSGLSAVTAPMAIIAGAAGVGVGSAINKLNDQVAMIAEVKSIAHSLGLSTKKQNLFEGSNLRL, from the exons ATGAGCATCTCAATGTACACATCAGTTTCACCCAAAAACCAATTACTTTTGAAACCAAATCAGAATCCTCTTGTACTAGGTGATTCTGTACTTCCAAAACGCATTTcatttgctagaagaaaatataccACAAGGGCTCTACTTTCATATTCCAAAGAAGCAGTCTTGAAAGAATTTCATGAGAAAAAAGCCCTTAAG ATTATCGCAGGATTGCAAAATCTGGCCAAAGAGAATGTTGCTTCTGTTGTTACTGCTGCAGATAAG GGTGGAGCAACCCATGTAGATATTGCTTGTGACCCTGAGCTGGTGAAGCTTGCAATAAGCCTGACTTCCCTTCCA ATTTGTGTTTCTTCTGTGGATCCTGCAGCATTTCCAGCTGCTGTGGAAGCAGGAGCGTTAATG GTCGAGATCGGAAACTATGACTCGTTCTATGAGAAGGGATTGGTGTTCTCTCCTGAACAG ATTCTGAACCTAACAAGGGAAACAAAGAGGATACTTCCATCAGTGACATTATCAGTCACTGTGCCTCACACACTAAGCCTTCCAGATCAG GTCAAGCTGGCCGAGCAATTAGAACAGGAAGGTGTTGACATCATCCAAACAGAAGGAGGAAAAGGTTCTACTCCATCAAAGGCTGGTGTTCTTGGATTAATTGAGAAG GCAACACCAACACTAGCAGCTGCTTATTCAATTTCAAGGGCTGTCAATATCCCTGTCATGTGTTCATCTGGACTGAGTGCAGTCACCGCACCAATGGCAATCATAGCGGGAGCTGCAGGCGTG GGTGTTGGCTCGGCCATCAACAAGCTCAACGATCAGGTGGCGATGATCGCAGAAGTAAAATCCATAGCTCATTCATTAGGATTGTCAACCAAGAAACAGAATTTATTTGAGGGCAGCAATTTGAGACTGTAA